From Natranaeroarchaeum aerophilus, one genomic window encodes:
- a CDS encoding DUF6360 family protein, whose product MPDRLMTVNAYTTFDLIDATVTGHEFEEESFAVLNATSPRKNPDEVKLQLEFDNMSEEHLPAHMEEVHLTPEQARTLASDLETHADKVEAADQ is encoded by the coding sequence ATGCCGGATCGGTTGATGACAGTCAACGCCTACACGACGTTTGACCTGATCGATGCGACGGTAACGGGCCACGAGTTCGAGGAGGAGTCCTTTGCCGTCCTGAACGCGACATCGCCACGAAAGAACCCCGACGAGGTGAAACTTCAGCTGGAGTTCGACAACATGAGCGAGGAGCATCTCCCTGCCCATATGGAAGAGGTTCATCTGACGCCGGAGCAGGCTAGAACGCTGGCGAGCGATCTAGAGACACACGCCGACAAAGTAGAAGCAGCCGACCAGTAG